One genomic segment of Mastomys coucha isolate ucsf_1 unplaced genomic scaffold, UCSF_Mcou_1 pScaffold22, whole genome shotgun sequence includes these proteins:
- the Gper1 gene encoding G-protein coupled estrogen receptor 1: MDATTPAQNVGVEIYLGPVWPAPSNSTPLALNLSLEQREDALGNLTGDLSEHQQYVIALFLSCLYTIFLFPIGFVGNILILVVNISFREKMTIPDLYFINLAAADLILVADSLIEVFNLDEQYYDIAVLCTFMSLFLQINMYSSVFFLTWMSFDRYLALAKAMRCGLFRTKHHARLSCGLIWMASVSATLVPFTAVHLRHTEEACFCFADVREVQWLEVTLGFIVPFAIIGLCYSLIVRALIRAHRHRGLRPRRQKALRMIFAVVLVFFICWLPENVFISVHLLQWTQPGDTPCKQSFRHAYPLTGHIVNLAAFSNSCLNPLIYSFLGETFRDKLRLYVEQKTSLPALNRFCHATLKAVIPDSTEQSEVKFSSAV, translated from the coding sequence ATGGATGCGACTACTCCAGCCCAAAATGTTGGAGTGGAGATCTACCTAGGTCCCGTGTGGCCAGCCCCTTCCAACAGCACCCCTCTGGCCCTCAACTTGTCCCTGGAGCAGCGGGAAGATGCCCTGGGGAACCTCACTGGGGACCTCTCTGAGCATCAGCAGTACGTgattgccctcttcctctcttgcctctaCACCATCTTCCTCTTTCCCATTGGCTTTGTGGGCAACATCCTCATCCTGGTGGTGAACATCAGCTTCCGGGAGAAGATGACTATCCCAGACCTGTACTTCATCAACCTGGCAGCGGCCGACCTCATCCTGGTAGCTGACTCCCTGATTGAGGTGTTCAACCTGGACGAGCAGTACTACGACATCGCGGTGCTCTGCACCTTCATGTCCCtcttcctgcagatcaacatgtaCAGCAGCGTCTTCTTCCTCACCTGGATGAGCTTCGACAGGTACCTGGCGCTGGCCAAGGCCATGCGCTGTGGCCTCTTCCGCACCAAGCACCATGCACGGCTCAGCTGTGGTCTCATCTGGATGGCCTCAGTGTCCGCCACACTGGTGCCCTTCACAGCTGTGCACCTGCGGCACACCGAGGAGGCCTGCTTCTGCTTTGCCGATGTCAGGGAAGTGCAGTGGCTGGAGGTCACACTGGGCTTCATCGTGCCCTTCGCCATCATTGGCCTCTGCTACTCCCTCATCGTGCGTGCCCTCATCCGGGCCCACAGGCACCGCGGCCTCCGCCCACGCAGGCAGAAGGCCCTGCGGATGATCTTTGCTGTGGTCCTCGTCTTCTTCATCTGCTGGCTCCCCGAGAACGTCTTCATCAGTGTCCACCTACTGCAGTGGACACAGCCGGGAGACACTCCCTGCAAGCAGTCTTTCCGACATGCCTACCCCTTGACAGGCCACATAGTCAACCTTGCAGCCTTCTCCAACAGCTGCCTGAATCCTCTCATCTACAGCTTCCTGGGAGAGACCTTCAGGGACAAGCTCAGGCTGTATGTGGAGCAGAAGACGAGTCTACCAGCTCTGAACCGCTTCTGCCATGCCACGCTCAAGGCCGTCATTCCAGACAGCACGGAGCAGTCAGAGGTCAAGTTCAGCAGTGCTGTTTGA